The sequence below is a genomic window from Ornithobacterium rhinotracheale.
ACAAGTGCTACACCTGTACCTATTAATTCTTTATTCATTGTATTTTTTCTTTGATTAAGTCAAACAAATATACGATATTTTTAAATATAAAAAGAATTAAAGAATAAAAATCTAGAAATTAAATAAAGATTAAGATAAATATACTTATTTACTAGCGATGATAAGAAATGGCACTTTGTTTCTTTTTGATTATTAAACAATTAAATATTCTCACTAAAAAAATATTTTAAAAAAAGACAATAATTTTTTGGAAAATAAAAAATGTGTTATATATTTGCAACCGCTTTTAAAACTAAAGGCTTAAAGTTATTTAGTAAAGCAAAAGGAGAGGTGCCGGAGTGGTAACGGAGCAGATTGCTAATCTGTCGGCGGGAAACCGTCGCCTGGGTTCGAGTCCCAGTCTCTCCGCAGTATCGGGGTGTAGCGTAGCCCGGTTATCGCGCCTGGTTTGGGACCAGGAGGTCGCAGGTTCGAATCCTGCCACCCCGACAAATTAAAAAAACGGTCACGTAGCTCAGTTGGATAGAGCAATTGCCTTCTAAGCAATCGGTCGCAGGTTCGAATCCTGCCGTGATCACAATTAAGTCCACTGTTAAGGTGGTTTTTTTAGGGTTATTTTATTGTTAAGGTTTTTTGTTCGGGGTGTAGCGTAGCCCGGTTATCGCGCCTGGTTTGGGACCAGGAGGTCGCAGGTTCGAATCCTGCCACCCCGACAAAAGTTAAAGCCGTTCGAAAAAATCGAACGGCTTTTTTTATGTTAAAAACGATTTTACTGTAATTACTTTGTATATACTAAATTTCATTAGTGTATTAGGTAGGCATTAAATATCTAAAAAAAATAATTATTTATTTTTGCGTTACAGGTTTGAAATTAGTATCTATTAACCCGTAGTGCATTATCGAATGAGGTTAATTTTTAAATTGTTAATGTTACTATGAAAGACAAATTTATTGAGATATTGAATAGTAGTCAAGGAGGTAATTTTTGCCAATATTCTTGTTTTGAATCCTTCAAAAGATTTGGCATAATTACGCCGTATCATAAATTGGTCACACAACTGCGAGAATAAAGTTTCTATACGTTTTCTATACTTTCTGAATGGATAAAACTGAGGTTTGTAATCTTTTTGATTTTTTCTTTTAGGGGTTTCTAACTGGATTTTCACCTCATTGAACAAGTCAAGCTGAACCGTTTGAGAAAGATAGCCCCTGTCTCCAAGTAACACGCAATCAGAAATTTGAAGTTTTATGCCTTTCAAATAATGAATGTCGTGAACGGAGGCGGGAGATAAGTCAAAACTTTGGAACACACCAGCAATAGAACAGATCGCATGTAGCTTGTAACCATAAAAG
It includes:
- a CDS encoding IS982 family transposase: MSNLEASYNFILNKLIEISGTENFYFKPVKPKLSDIELISLIILAEFKSIDSEYQLFREIKGWAIESKIERSVYNRRKRKLFPFLEEIRCKMVKKFNDFENYFLVDSMPLEVCKLSRSSRSKICKENSFSMPNKGFCASQNLHFYGYKLHAICSIAGVFQSFDLSPASVHDIHYLKGIKLQISDCVLLGDRGYLSQTVQLDLFNEVKIQLETPKRKNQKDYKPQFYPFRKYRKRIETLFSQLCDQFMIRRNYAKSFEGFKTRILAKITSLTTIQYLNKFVFHSNINNLKINLIR